From one Thunnus maccoyii chromosome 6, fThuMac1.1, whole genome shotgun sequence genomic stretch:
- the LOC121898563 gene encoding dehydrogenase/reductase SDR family member 13-like has protein sequence MSVLLCFAAGAVAFYVIVYYGVFRGARCSSTMKLAGKTAIVTGSNTGIGKATALDLAKRGARVILACRNKEKAEAAAFDIRRESGNTQVVFMQLDLASFKSVRSFAETFLKTEPRLDILINNAGVLGAGRTEDGFGVAFGVNHLGHFLLTNLLLERLQQSGSSRVVTVAALLHHLGNIDFPLLASNKDLVSGQSTWHNFKAYSNSKLCNVLFTRELANRLEGTSVTCYSLHPGVIYTELCRSMSLWQQLLMMPFAKLFFLDPDGGSQTTLHCALQEGIEPLSGRYFSNCALQQVGAKGRDDALAKKLWEVSERLTSLS, from the exons ATGTCGGTGCTGCTTTGCTTCGCAGCAGGGGCTGTTGCCTTTTATGTGATAGTATACTACGGAGTGTTCAGGGGAGCGAGATGCTCAAGTACAATGAAGCTGGCGGGGAAAACCGCCATTGTTACAG GAAGCAACACGGGTATCGGTAAGGCCACGGCTCTGGATCTGGCCAAGAGAGGAGCCAGGGTCATTCTAGCCTGCCGCAACAAGGAGAaagctgaagctgctgcttttgaCATCCGCAGA GAGAGCGGGAACACTCAGGTGGTGTTCATGCAGTTGGATCTGgcaagtttcaagtctgttCGCAGCTTTGCTGAAACCTTCCTGAAGACTGAACCCAGATTGGACATCCTCATCAACAATGCAG gtgtgttaGGCGCTGGACGCACTGAGGATGGTTTCGGCGTGGCGTTTGGGGTGAACCACCTGGGTCACTTCCTGCTCACCAACCTGCTCCTGGAGCGACTGCAGCAGAGCGGTTCCAGTCGTGTGGTCACCGTGGCTGCACTTCTGCACCACCTTGGCAACATTGACTTCCCTCTGCTGGCTTCCAACAAGGATTTAGTGTCAGGCCAGTCTACCTGGCATAACTTTAAGGCCTACTCCAACAGCAAGCTGTGTAACGTGCTCTTTACCAGGGAGCTGGCCAACAGGCTGGAGGGCACCAGTGTCACCTGCTACAGCCTCCACCCAG GGGTCATCTACACAGAGCTATGTCGCAGTATGAGCCTGTGGCAGCAGCTCCTCATGATGCCCTTTGCCAAGCTCTTCTTCTTGGACCCTGACGGGGGGTCTCAGACCACCTTGCACTGTGCCCTCCAGGAGGGCATTGAGCCTCTCAGCGGACGCTACTTCTCTAACTGTGCACTGCAGCAGGTGGGAGCCAAGGGACGAGACGATGCCCTGGCAAAGAAGCTGTGGGAAGTGAGTGAGAGGTTAACCAGTTTATCATAA